TCTGGCAGCCATTGGCGAACTCGCCCTTGGCGAAGAGCAGGTCTCCCAGCGCCTCGTAGGCCTCGGGCATGCTGCCCATGCCGTTCTCCGGCGCCACCTCCACCAGCAGCGGCCGGGCGGCGTCATAGTCCTTGCGCGCCATCAGCAGCGACGCCTTCGCGTACTGCGCGCGCGCCATGCTCACGCCCCTCACCGCCAGGGCCCGGTCATACGCCGTCATCGCGTCGTCCGTGCGCGACAGTGCCTCCAGCACCCGGCCTCGCGCCAGCCAGTAGCGATCGTCCCGCTCCAGCGCCGCCACCGTCTTGCCCTCGGGCGCCGGCACCTGGACGTCGCGGAAGACGGCCTCGTACCCATCCAGCAACGCCAGCGCGCCCTCGCCATCCCCCGCCTGTTGCAGCGCTGGCGCACCGTCCAGATAGAGCAGGGGGGCCGTCCGCCGCTTCGCCACCGCCTCCTGGAAGGCCGCGCGAGCCCCCGGATCCTTGTTCAGCGCCAGCGCCCGCGCGCGGATGAAGAGGGCATGGTGCTCGTCCGGTGACGTGGCGAGCGCCTCCTCCGCGTCCTTCCGGGCCTCGTCCGTGCGCCCCTCGGCCAGCGCGAGCGCCGCTCGCACCGCACCTGCCCGGGCCTTCAGCGCCGGGGTGAGCTCGGCCTCGCGGGCCTTCATGTCGGACACCGTCTTCGCCGCCTCGTCCCGTCCCCCGCCCTGGTACAGCCGCGCGAGCGCCAGCGACAGCCGGGCGCGCAGGTGGTCCGGATTGGCCGACGTGGCCTTCTTCAGCGCCTCGGCGGCCTGGGCGTACATGCCCTCGTCGAGCAGGGCCTCGCCATGGGCCACGGAGTAGCGCGGCTCCCGCCACGCCGTCTCACTGGCCCGCGCGAAGGCCTGCCTCGCGTCCGACAGCCGCCCGCGCGCCAGCAGCGTCTGGGCCTCGGCGAGCGCCAGCTTGGGGCTCTTGGCGCCCTGCGTCTTCAATTCCTCCAGATACTTCTCCGCCTCCGTGGCCTTGCCCTCGGCCACCAGCAGCATCGCCCGCGCGCCGTAGCGCTCGCCCGAGCGCGAGTCCAACGCCTCCGCGCGCGCCAGGTGCTCCCGGGCCCGGGCCTCCGCCTCGGGCTGGCGGTGCTCCAGCCACAGCCGTGTGTTCACCTCGGCCGCCAGCGCCTGGGCGTCCCGCGCGTCCCCGTCCAATTGGAAGAGGGCCTCCAGCTCCGCCAGGGCCTTGCTCAGGTCCGCCGGGTTGTCGCGCTGGACCAGCGTCCGCGCCGCCTTCATCCGCGTGTCCACCTGCTGCCGCACCGAGCCCCGGTGCACCACGTACGCCACCGCGCCCGCCAGCAGCACGGCCACCACTCCCACCTGGAGGAGCGCGCTGGGCAGACTCTCCCGCCTCCGCCAGTCCCTCTGTCCGCCGTGGTTTCCGTCGGTCGCGGCCATGGAGGCGCCTCCAAAATGAAAATTGGAATGGTTTCAGCTGTTTAGGGGTGAAACGATGGGGTCGTCCGTAGATAGGCACGGTGCCCCGGGGTGTCAACGCGGGGGGCCGGCTCGGGGCGGCGGAGTGTGCCGCGGGAGAACATCATCATGGCGCTCTACACCACGCTGGATGCGGCGGCCTTCGCCCGGCTCTCGGAAGCCTACGGGTTGGGGACCGTGCACGAGTTCACGGGCATTCCCCAGGGCTCCATCAACTCCAACTTCCGGTTGGTGACGGCCTCGGGGCGCTACTTCGTGCGGCACACCACGGTGCGCTCGGCGGACGACCTACGCTTCGAGGCGGACCTGCTCTCGCTGCTCAACGAGTCCCACTGCCCGGCGCCGCGGCTCGTCTCCACGCGCGAGGGCGCGCCCTTCCTGGAGCTGGAGGGAGGCCGGGTGTGCGTCTTCGCGTGGCTGGTGGGCGAGGAGCTCACGCGCGCGCAGCTCACCACCGAGCACCTGGAGTCGCTGGGAATGGAGCTGGGCAAGCTGCACCGCATCACCCTGTCCTTCGGGGGCTCGCGCACCAACCCGTACGGCCCGGAGGTGGTGAGCGGCTGGCTGGAGGGGCTTAAGCGCAACCCGGACGCGGAGCTGTCCTCCATCGCTGGCGAGCTGGAGGGCTACCTGGCGCGGGCCGAGTCGGAGCGCGGAGGGCTGGAGCCGCGCGGTGTCATCCACGCGGACCTCTTCATGGACAACGTGAAGTGGCTGGGGGACCGGGTGAGCGCGCTCTTCGACTTCGAGATGGCGTGCCGGGACGCGTACGTGCTGGACGTGGCCATCACCCTCAACGCGTGGTGCTTCGACAACGGGGCGTACCGGCCGGAGCTGTGCCGGGCGCTGCTGCGCGGCTACCAGGTGGAGCGCGCGCTGCTGCCGGTGGAGCGCGAGCACCTCTTCGGGCACGCGCTCTTCGGTTCGGTGCGCTACACCGCCAGCCGCATCCGCGACTTCCACCTGTCCGGGCTGCCGCCTGACAAATTGGCACCGAAGGACTTCCGCACCTACCTGGCCCGGGCCCGGACCCTGGTGCGCCTGGGGTCCGAGGGCCTGCGCGCGCTCGCGGGCGTGTGAGCGCGCACCGCCCGTGTCACCGGCTCAGATGCCGGAGACGATCCGCCACTGGCCGTCTTCCTTCTGGAAGACCATCTGCTCCAGCTCGGAGTCGCGCTGGGACTTCTCGATCAGCCCGGAGGCGCGCCAGCTGACGTTCCAGTAGTAGATGACGGTGGCCGCCCCGTCGTTGCGCACGTTCACCGAGCGGATGTCGAGGTCCACCCGGGCCGACTCGAGCTGGGCGAAGAGGGCGGGGAGCGCCTGGGGCAGGTTGGCGTACGTCAGGTCATCCTGGGGATCCTCGGTGCCGCCATTGTCCCGGAAGGACTTGGAGACGAGCTGTTGGATGGCCTTGGCATCGCGCGCCTCGATGGCGGAGCGGTAGCGCTCCATCACGTCGAGGATGGCGCGGGAGTCACTGGTGTCGGGGATCTGCGTGCCGGGGATGTTGCGCGGGCCGCAGGCCACGAGCAGCAGGAGGGCACAGGCAGGGAGCAGACGGACGTTCATGATCGTGGAGTCTCCGTGAAGGGGCAACCGCGCATGGAGAGTTGCATTCCTCGTGCCGCATCTAGCGGAAAGACTCGCGGGGCACCAGGGGGCCGCCGAAGTGGCCGTCCTCGAAGTCGCAGCGCTCGGCCCATTCCTGGGCCACGGCACGGAAGCCGGGGCCGAAGTCGGGGAGTGCCCCCACTTCGTGTCTCACCGCCCCGCAGTCCCCCGCCAGGTAGGCCGCCTGCACCCGGAGGCGGAGGGCCTCGCGGCGGATGGCCTCGGGCAGCTCCCCCTCCAGGGCCCGGGACAGGTGCGTCAGGGCCAGGGCGGGGGCGTCCACCTGGAGCAGGCGCCGGCCGAGCAGGTAGTGGAGGTAGGGGTCCTTCGGCGCCGCCTCCAGGCCGTTGGCGAGCCTCAGCAGGCGCAGCTCCTCGCTCCTCTCCCGGAAGTAGGCCTGGATGGGGCCGGCGCGGACGTCGGACTCGAGCGCGGCGAGCTTCACCTGGGCGGTGCGTGTCACCTCGGGGCCGGGGGTCAGTGTGAGGACCTGGCCGAGGAAGGCCCGCGCCTGCTCCTTGTTCCCCCGTCGCGAGGCCACGTCCGACCGGGCCAGGGCCACCTCCGCCTCCAGGGAGGGCTGGCCCTTCACCTGCTCGAACAGCGCGGCCAGGACCTGGTCGGCGTCGTCCGGACGCTCCAGCCGCTCCAGCGCGGTGGCCTGGCCCAGCAGGAAGGAGGGCTCCTGCGGTTGGAGGCGGGCGGCGCGCTGGTACAGCTCGAGCGCCTGCTGCGGATCGCTCGCGAGGTAGTCGCGGGCCTCCTCCTGGAGGAGGGCCACCTCGCGGGCGCACGCGCGGGAGAAGAGGCTGCCGGTGCGGAAGCGCAGGAAGGCGCGGCTCACCGTGGCCTCGTCCAGTGGCAGCGCGTCGACGTATTGCTCCCACTCGGTGGCGAGCGCGTCCAGCGGGCGGCCGTAGGCGCCCTCGAAGTCGCCATGGGCGTAGAGGGCGCGCAGCTTCTCCGGGCCGTAGGTGTCGGCGAGGTGGCGCAGGAAGGAGCCGACGAGGGTGTACGCGCGGGCGGGGGCCGACTGGTAGAAGCCCTCGGGGCCCACCAGCTTGCGGATGTCCGGGGCCAGCTTCTGCCGGCGCATGCCCGCGGCCCACTCGTGCAGGGTGAGGTCTCCCTGGACGGGGTTGTCCGCGGCCACCGCCAGGCCCTCGATGACGCCCATGAGGGGCCACACGCCCAGCCGGGTGGTGACGCGGAAGGGGGCGCTGCCCGCGGGGGCCGCCATCACGTGCGCCATTTCGTGCTTGAGGGTGGAGTGGGGGAAGTCGTGCCCCCCGTTGATGTGCAGCTCCAGGCGCCAGGGCTTGGCGAACTGGGTGCGGCCGGCGCCCACCAGTGCCTGCTTCTCCTCGTCCGAGCGGTACAGCCACACGCGGATGCGGCCCTCGGGCGCCCCACCGAGGAAGCGCGAGAGCTGGGCGTAGCGGAACTCGAGATCCCTCACCATCCGGTCCACCTCCTCGCGGGGCTCGCCGCGGGGATGGATGAGCTGGAAGTGCTCCGTTTCACGCATCCCACCGAGCCGCGCCATGAGGGCCGAGTCCGTCATGCGCAGACCCAGGTCGGTCCCGTGCGCCTCGATGAGGAGGACGGGGACGAGGGTCAGGCCCAGCACGGCGAGCGCACCGGCGCGGAGGCTCGGGCGGCGCAACCGGGCCTCGGAGACGTCCAGGCAGAGCGCGGTGAGCGCCCAGACGGCGAGGGCGAGCAGCAGCGTCTCCAGCCGGAACCAGAGGAGGCCGGAGGAGACGGAGAGCGACTCGTCATAGAGGGGGCCGGGCAGGTGGCCCAGGAAATGGTTGAAGGCGTAGACCTGGGGCCCGAAGACGATGGGCCAGCCGGTGCCCACCCCCGAGAGGAGGACGAGCCCCACGTAGAGCAGGACGGCCCGGCCCCAGCGGCGGGTGGCGAAGCCGCAGAAGACGCCCACCGCCGAGGCCAGCACCGCCGAGGGGAGGGTGAGCAGGGGGTAGAAACCCACCAGGGCGAAGGGGTCGCACCGGGTTCCAATCAGCGCGTACAGGGTGGCGGCGAGGAAGGGGGGGACGAGGACGGCCAGGTTGATGAGCAGGGCGGGGGCGAGTGCCCGCCACACCCATGTCCCCGGGGTGTCCGTGGAAGCCCCGGCGGCAGCCTGGCCGGCGAGCAGGCGGCGCTCCTGATGCACCGCGGCGATGCCCGTTCCTCCCCCGAGCAGGCCGATGGCGATGGAGAGGGTGAGGCCCAGCTCGAAGCCGGGGACGCCATAGAGGGGAAGCAGCACGAGGGCCGAGCCGCCGACCGCGAGGGCCCCGGCGAGCACCAGCACCGGGGGGCGCCGGACGAGGTCTGTGGCACGGAAGAGGACTTGCCGCATGGCCTTCTCCTATACTCCGCACTGTATGGCCGAACAGAAGACAGGCTCTGAACACCGCCAACATGCTCGTGCGCCCATCGAGCTGAAGGTGGACTACAAGAAGCTCAACTCGTTCTTCGCCGATTACACGAAGAACATCTCGAAGGGTGGGACCTTCATCAAGACGAAGAAGCCGCTGCCCATCGGAACGCGCTTCCTGTTCAAGCTGACGGTGCCCCAGCGCGAGGCGCCCTTCGAACTGCTCGGCGAGGTGGTCTGGTCCAAGGGCGATGCCGAGGAGCCCGGCATGGGCATCCGCTTCATCTACAACGACGAGCGCCAGCGCGGCGAGTTCGAAGGTGTGGTGGAGCGGCTGATGGCGGACAGCCTGGGGACGCAGCTCACGGAGAAGCTGCTGAACAAGCAGCTGCACCTGGGATGAGGGGCCGGGGGCTGAGGGGACTCTGTGCGGTGCTGCTGCTGGCGGCCTGCGAGGCTCCCGAGGCCAAGGGCAGACCGCCCGCGCCGGCGGGGAGGGTGGTGACGGACGTGAGCGCGGAGGATTACGTGGGGCCCACGCTGCCGCGAGCGAGGGTGCTGCTCAAGGATGCCTACGGAGGCGTGCACCGGGTGGACGTGGAGGTGGCCGCCACGTCCGACACGCGCACGCGCGGGCTGATGTGGCGCAAGGAGCTGGCGGCGGGCAAGGGCATGCTCTTCGTCTTCCCTCGCGACGAGGTGCAGAGCTTCTGGATGCGCAACACGCTCATCCCGTTGGACATGCTCTTCATCAACGCGGCGGGGCGCATCGTGGGCATCATCGAGAACGCCGAGCCGCGCACGCTCACTCCGCGCACGGTGGGGGTGCCGGGGCGCTACGTGCTGGAGGTGCCCGGCGGTTGGTGCCAGAAGGTGGGCATCACGCGTGGGAGCTCCGTGGAACTTCAAGGGTTGGAGTCCATCCAGGTCGTGCCCTGAGCGAGCGCCAGGGGGAGCAATTGTGCCGATTGTGTCACGCGCTCCTTGCCTGGAACCCACCCGGCACCGGTAGCATCCGTCGCCATCACTTCCAATCGTGAGGTCACGATGCAATCGGGTTATTCGTGGTGGGAGCGCCGGATGGGGCGTCTGGTGCTGGCGTCCCTGACCGCGCTCGCGCTCTCCTCGTGTACAGGGGAGACAGGAGCGGCGGGACCCAAGGGGGACACCGGCGAGCCGGGAGCTCCCGGTCCGGTCGGCAATGTCAAGTCGCTCAGCTTCACGCCGGTCAATGCCGCGCGCACGGACGCGGAGAAGCGGGCCGTCTACGCCAGCTCCAAGGCGAACGTGAATGGCAAGGACGTCTCCATCCAGTACGAGACCGTGCTGCGCTCCGGTCAGACCGTGGGCGAGCACGTCTTCGGGCGGATGATCCAGAAGGACGGCAAGCCGGTGAAGAACACGGACGGCTCGGACTTCATCTCTCCGTCCAATGATTTCTCGGCGCTCATCCAGACGGGCAACAAGATCTTCGAGCTCACCCAGTTCGAGACCACGCCCGCGTCGATGTACCTCTCCGAGCTGCGTCAGGATCCGAACGGCAAGCTCACGGTCATCAGCTCCCGGCCGATCGACTTCTCCGGAGTGGAGGGCTACTGGATTCCCTGCGCGGGCAGCGTGTCTCCGTGGAACACGAACCTGAGCAGCGAGGAGTACCCGTCGGATGCTCGCGCCTTCGAGAAGGCGAGCACGGTGAGCGCGCTCCCCTCGGCGGATCGGTCGATGCTTCGCTACTGGGGGCTCGATCCGACCACGGCCACCATCGAGGAGGCGAAGGCCGTCTATTCGCCGTACCGCTATGGCTTCGTGGTCGAGGTCGCGGTGGACGGCTCGGGCACCACCACCGTCAAGAAGCACTACGCGGCGGGCCGGCGCGCGCTCGAGCTCGCCTATGTGATGCCGGATCGCAGGACCACCTACCTGAGCGATGACGGCACCAACGACGGCTTCTACATGTTCGTGGCGAAGCGGGAGGGGGACCTGTCCGAGGGCCAGCTCTACGCGGCGCGGTGGTTCCAGACCACCGCTTCGGGCCAGCCCTCGGGCCGGGCGGACATCTACTGGATTCCGCTGGGCCCCAGCGCGACGAACGCGGAGGTGAAGGCGCTGATCGACGGTGGCATCAAGTTCTCCGACATCTTCGAGGTCGAGGACCAGAGCGCCGATGGCACCTGCCCGAGCGCGGCCTCCGGGTTCCGCGCCATCAACACCGAGACCGGCCGCGAGT
This is a stretch of genomic DNA from Archangium violaceum. It encodes these proteins:
- a CDS encoding TIGR02266 family protein, with the translated sequence MAEQKTGSEHRQHARAPIELKVDYKKLNSFFADYTKNISKGGTFIKTKKPLPIGTRFLFKLTVPQREAPFELLGEVVWSKGDAEEPGMGIRFIYNDERQRGEFEGVVERLMADSLGTQLTEKLLNKQLHLG
- a CDS encoding nuclear transport factor 2 family protein, which produces MNVRLLPACALLLLVACGPRNIPGTQIPDTSDSRAILDVMERYRSAIEARDAKAIQQLVSKSFRDNGGTEDPQDDLTYANLPQALPALFAQLESARVDLDIRSVNVRNDGAATVIYYWNVSWRASGLIEKSQRDSELEQMVFQKEDGQWRIVSGI
- a CDS encoding DUF192 domain-containing protein; translation: MLLLAACEAPEAKGRPPAPAGRVVTDVSAEDYVGPTLPRARVLLKDAYGGVHRVDVEVAATSDTRTRGLMWRKELAAGKGMLFVFPRDEVQSFWMRNTLIPLDMLFINAAGRIVGIIENAEPRTLTPRTVGVPGRYVLEVPGGWCQKVGITRGSSVELQGLESIQVVP
- a CDS encoding homoserine kinase; protein product: MALYTTLDAAAFARLSEAYGLGTVHEFTGIPQGSINSNFRLVTASGRYFVRHTTVRSADDLRFEADLLSLLNESHCPAPRLVSTREGAPFLELEGGRVCVFAWLVGEELTRAQLTTEHLESLGMELGKLHRITLSFGGSRTNPYGPEVVSGWLEGLKRNPDAELSSIAGELEGYLARAESERGGLEPRGVIHADLFMDNVKWLGDRVSALFDFEMACRDAYVLDVAITLNAWCFDNGAYRPELCRALLRGYQVERALLPVEREHLFGHALFGSVRYTASRIRDFHLSGLPPDKLAPKDFRTYLARARTLVRLGSEGLRALAGV
- a CDS encoding tetratricopeptide repeat protein; translated protein: MAATDGNHGGQRDWRRRESLPSALLQVGVVAVLLAGAVAYVVHRGSVRQQVDTRMKAARTLVQRDNPADLSKALAELEALFQLDGDARDAQALAAEVNTRLWLEHRQPEAEARAREHLARAEALDSRSGERYGARAMLLVAEGKATEAEKYLEELKTQGAKSPKLALAEAQTLLARGRLSDARQAFARASETAWREPRYSVAHGEALLDEGMYAQAAEALKKATSANPDHLRARLSLALARLYQGGGRDEAAKTVSDMKAREAELTPALKARAGAVRAALALAEGRTDEARKDAEEALATSPDEHHALFIRARALALNKDPGARAAFQEAVAKRRTAPLLYLDGAPALQQAGDGEGALALLDGYEAVFRDVQVPAPEGKTVAALERDDRYWLARGRVLEALSRTDDAMTAYDRALAVRGVSMARAQYAKASLLMARKDYDAARPLLVEVAPENGMGSMPEAYEALGDLLFAKGEFANGCQSYFLGMSRSRLQGMPRETLKEKVSDVEKRLVDAGQSSIAKAWRTEAEALLQ
- a CDS encoding PhoX family protein: MQSGYSWWERRMGRLVLASLTALALSSCTGETGAAGPKGDTGEPGAPGPVGNVKSLSFTPVNAARTDAEKRAVYASSKANVNGKDVSIQYETVLRSGQTVGEHVFGRMIQKDGKPVKNTDGSDFISPSNDFSALIQTGNKIFELTQFETTPASMYLSELRQDPNGKLTVISSRPIDFSGVEGYWIPCAGSVSPWNTNLSSEEYPSDARAFEKASTVSALPSADRSMLRYWGLDPTTATIEEAKAVYSPYRYGFVVEVAVDGSGTTTVKKHYAAGRRALELAYVMPDRRTTYLSDDGTNDGFYMFVAKREGDLSEGQLYAARWFQTTASGQPSGRADIYWIPLGPSATNAEVKALIDGGIKFSDIFEVEDQSADGTCPSAASGFRAINTETGRECLRLKPGQELAASRLESRRYAAYVGATTEFRKTEGITYNVAAHRLYVSFSELNNGMISDPTNRDLGGPNHVQVARNDCGAVYEMVVSRNADIGSDYVVESASPLVEGVWLKAPGASLYPSNSPYYDPTFTSVNSSGVSQPGIANVCSVNGIANPDNLSFINGYNTLLIGEDTVDGHQNDMVWSYNIVTRELTRIFSAPYGSETTGVYFYPDINGFAYIKAQVQHPYGESDVEKLGADPAEARRLSQSYTGYIGPFPAMN